In Rosa chinensis cultivar Old Blush chromosome 1, RchiOBHm-V2, whole genome shotgun sequence, a genomic segment contains:
- the LOC112182973 gene encoding 3-methyl-2-oxobutanoate hydroxymethyltransferase 2, mitochondrial codes for MAFMAAVSRAALFSRAGIIRSMSNIPENTVYGGPKSQSPDHRVTVTQIKQKHNKGDPITMVTAYDYPSAVHLDSAGIDIALVGDSAAMVVHGYDTTLPITLEEMLVHCRAVARGAKRPLLVGDLPFGFYESSSIQAIDTAVRILKEGAMDAIKLEGGAPSRITAAKSIVEAGIAVMGHVGLTPQAISVLGGFRPQGRNVASAVKVVETALALQEAGCFSVVLECVPPLVAAAATSALQIPTIGIGAGPFCSGQVLVYHDLLGMMQHPHHAKVTPKFCKQFAQVGDVINKALVDYKEEVTSRTFPGAAHSPYKINPADVDGFLSELQKMGLDKAASAAAEAAEKINSNKSK; via the exons atgGCATTCATGGCCGCCGTTTCACGCGCCGCGCTCTTTTCCCGTGCCGGAATCATCCGCTCCATGAGCAACATCCCCGAGAACACCGTCTACGGCGGCCCAAAGTCCCAGAGCCCGGACCACCGAGTCACCGTCACCCAAATCAAGCAGAAGCACAACAAGGGCGACCCCATCACCATGGTCACCGCCTACGACTACCCCTCCGCGGTCCACCTCGACTCCGCCGGAATTGACATTGCCTTGGTCGGCGACTCGGCTGCCATGGTCGTGCACGGCTATGACACCACCCTCCCTATAACGCTGGAAGAGATGCTCGTCCACTGCCGCGCTGTGGCGCGTGGGGCCAAGCGCCCGCTTTTGGTTGGGGACTTGCCGTTTGGATTCTACGAATCTAGCTCCATTCAG GCTATCGATACAGCGGTGAGGATTTTGAAGGAAGGAGCAATGGATGCAATAAAATTGGAAGGAGGGGCACCTTCGAGAATTACTGCGGCAAAATCTATTGTTGAGGCTGGAATTGCTGTGATGGGGCATGTGGGACTTACTCCGCAGGCGATTAGCGTTCTCGGGGGGTTtaggcctcaaggaaggaatGTTGCTAGTGCTGTAAAG GTTGTGGAGACTGCATTGGCTCTGCAAGAAGCTGGGTGCTTTTCTGTTGTTTTGGAATGTGTACCGCCACTTGTGGCGGCTGCAGCAACGTCTGCTCTTCAGATTCCTACAATTGGCATTGGAGCAGGGCCTTTTTGCAGTGGACAG GTGCTAGTTTACCATGATCTTCTTGGAATGATGCAGCACCCACATCATGCCAAG GTTACCCCTAAATTCTGTAAGCAGTTTGCACAGGTTGGAGATGTCATCAACAAAGCTCTTGTAGACTACAAGGAAGAAGTGACTAGTAGGACATTCCCAGGCGCTGCCCACAGCCCATACAAGATTAACCCTGCTGATGTTGATGGCTTTTTAAGTGAGTTACAAAAAATGGGTTTGGACAAGGCTGCATCTGCGGCAGCTGAAGCAGCTGAGAAGATAAATTCAAACAAATCAAAGTAA